In one Pseudomonas purpurea genomic region, the following are encoded:
- a CDS encoding class I SAM-dependent methyltransferase: MNALSPAERFLEDFHQRQPGTTSAAFAHLRSDRHESSYAALAATLATQAAPLTVLDLACGNGYLLKLLGERYPDRLNLIGVDMSQAELDVARSILPADVRLLKERAQALSIATASVDVVVSHLALMLMDDIEQVLGEVHRVLRKDGKVAAIVGRGFLMGPLGEAYLQVFRQVATQDALAHLPMGDPRMRTETGWQELFSKNFDDVTFEDIDVAWHPDFAELWGSLSETYDIDRLTPAARVQLEGRFKASITRLEQPDGCYATGWGLRLIQARAR, from the coding sequence ATGAACGCCCTATCACCTGCTGAACGTTTCCTCGAAGATTTCCATCAACGCCAGCCAGGCACTACCAGCGCGGCGTTCGCCCATTTGCGCAGCGACCGCCATGAGTCGTCCTATGCCGCGCTGGCAGCCACCCTCGCCACCCAGGCCGCACCCTTGACCGTACTGGACCTGGCCTGCGGCAACGGTTACCTGCTCAAGCTGCTTGGCGAACGCTATCCCGACAGGCTCAACCTGATCGGCGTGGACATGAGCCAGGCCGAACTGGACGTGGCGCGCTCCATCCTGCCGGCCGATGTTCGCCTGCTCAAGGAACGCGCCCAGGCCTTGTCGATTGCCACCGCCAGTGTCGACGTGGTGGTGTCGCATCTGGCGCTGATGTTGATGGATGACATCGAACAGGTGCTCGGTGAAGTCCACCGCGTGCTGCGCAAGGACGGCAAGGTCGCGGCCATCGTCGGTCGTGGTTTTTTAATGGGGCCGTTGGGCGAAGCGTATCTGCAGGTGTTTCGCCAAGTCGCCACGCAGGATGCACTGGCGCATTTGCCGATGGGCGATCCACGCATGCGCACCGAAACCGGTTGGCAGGAACTGTTCAGCAAGAACTTCGACGACGTGACGTTTGAAGACATCGACGTGGCGTGGCACCCGGACTTCGCCGAGCTCTGGGGTTCACTCAGCGAAACCTACGACATCGACCGGTTGACCCCGGCCGCCAGAGTGCAATTGGAAGGGCGCTTCAAGGCGTCGATCACCCGCCTGGAACAACCGGATGGCTGCTATGCGACCGGCTGGGGGTTGCGCCTGATCCAGGCCCGCGCCCGCTGA
- the maiA gene encoding maleylacetoacetate isomerase gives MELFTYYRSTSSFRVRIALALKGLDYQALPINLIAAQGGEHKQPAYLQINPQGRVPALRTDDGDLLIQSPAIIEYLEERYPQVPLLSKDLAKRAHERAVAALIGCDIHPLHNVSVLNQLRQLGHDEPQVVQWIGHWVTQGLATVEQLIGDEGYCFGSAPGLADVYLIPQLYAAERFNISLDAYPRIRRVTALATQHPAFIKAHPGNQPDTP, from the coding sequence ATGGAACTCTTTACCTATTACCGTTCGACCTCGTCCTTTCGGGTGCGCATTGCCCTGGCACTCAAAGGGCTGGACTACCAGGCGCTGCCGATCAACCTGATCGCGGCGCAAGGTGGCGAGCACAAGCAACCGGCCTATTTGCAGATCAACCCGCAAGGCCGGGTGCCGGCCTTGCGCACCGATGACGGTGATCTGTTGATCCAGTCCCCGGCGATCATCGAGTACCTGGAAGAACGTTATCCACAGGTGCCGCTGTTGTCCAAGGACCTCGCCAAACGTGCGCACGAGCGCGCGGTGGCGGCGTTGATCGGTTGCGACATCCATCCGCTGCACAACGTCAGCGTGCTCAATCAGCTACGCCAACTCGGTCACGACGAGCCGCAGGTGGTGCAGTGGATCGGTCACTGGGTCACTCAGGGACTGGCGACGGTGGAGCAGTTGATTGGCGATGAGGGTTACTGCTTTGGCAGCGCGCCGGGGTTGGCGGATGTGTATCTGATCCCGCAGCTGTATGCGGCCGAGCGCTTCAATATTTCCCTTGACGCGTACCCTCGCATTCGCCGCGTGACCGCGTTGGCGACGCAGCACCCGGCGTTCATCAAGGCCCACCCGGGGAACCAGCCCGACACTCCCTGA
- a CDS encoding Glu/Leu/Phe/Val dehydrogenase dimerization domain-containing protein, with product MFALMQSTRLESLHLSVDPVTGLKAVIAIHCSRLGPALGGCRYLAYPDDESAVMDAMRLAQGMSYKAALAGLPQGGGVAVIIRPPHVENRGALFEAFGRCVEQLDGRYITAIDSGTSVADMDCIAQQTQHVTSTTASGDPSPHSAMGVFAGIRATAMARLGSDNLEGLRVAIQGLGNVGFALAEQLHAAGAELLVSDIDHGKVQLAMEQLGAHPIANEALLSTPCDILAPCGLGGVLNSHSVTQLRCSAVAGSANNQLTNLHVADQLENRGILYAPDYVINSGGLIYVSLKHRGEDLPTITAHLSKISSRLTEVFAHAQAEKRSPARVADDLAERVLYR from the coding sequence ATGTTCGCTCTCATGCAAAGCACTCGCCTTGAATCGCTGCACCTGAGCGTTGATCCGGTCACGGGGTTGAAGGCGGTGATTGCCATTCATTGCAGCCGTCTGGGGCCCGCCCTGGGAGGTTGCCGTTACCTTGCCTATCCAGACGACGAAAGCGCCGTCATGGACGCTATGCGCCTGGCCCAGGGCATGAGCTACAAGGCCGCACTGGCCGGCCTGCCTCAGGGCGGCGGCGTGGCGGTGATTATTCGCCCGCCTCACGTCGAAAACCGCGGGGCCCTGTTCGAAGCGTTTGGCCGCTGTGTCGAACAGCTCGACGGTCGCTACATCACGGCCATCGACAGCGGCACGTCGGTTGCCGACATGGACTGCATCGCCCAACAAACCCAGCATGTCACCAGCACCACGGCGTCGGGCGATCCGTCGCCGCATTCGGCCATGGGCGTGTTTGCCGGTATCCGTGCCACGGCCATGGCGCGTCTGGGCAGCGACAACCTGGAAGGGTTGCGCGTGGCGATCCAGGGCCTGGGCAATGTCGGTTTCGCCCTCGCCGAACAGCTGCACGCGGCGGGCGCCGAGTTGCTGGTCAGTGACATCGACCACGGCAAAGTCCAGTTGGCCATGGAACAACTGGGCGCGCACCCGATTGCCAACGAAGCGCTGCTCAGTACTCCGTGTGACATCCTCGCGCCGTGCGGCTTGGGCGGCGTGCTCAACAGCCACAGCGTCACGCAGTTGCGTTGCTCGGCGGTGGCCGGTTCGGCCAACAATCAACTGACCAACCTGCATGTTGCCGATCAACTGGAGAATCGCGGGATTCTGTATGCGCCGGACTACGTGATCAATTCCGGCGGGCTGATTTATGTCTCGCTCAAACACCGTGGCGAGGACTTGCCGACCATCACCGCACACCTTTCGAAGATCAGCTCGCGGCTGACCGAAGTATTCGCCCACGCCCAGGCTGAAAAGCGTTCACCGGCCCGCGTCGCGGACGACCTGGCGGAACGCGTGCTGTATCGCTGA
- the hmgA gene encoding homogentisate 1,2-dioxygenase, which produces MNLDSTAPELAYQSGFGNEFSSEALPGALPVGQNSPQKAPYGLYTELFSGTAFTMVRSEARRTWMYRIQPSANHPAFVKLERQLAGGPLGDVTPNRLRWNPLDIPAEPTDFIDGLVSMAANSGSEKPAGISIYHYRANRSMERVFFNADGELLLVPELGRLRIATELGVLDLEPLEIAVLPRGLKFRVELLDPQARGYIAENHGAPLRLPDLGPIGSNGLANPRDFLTPVAHYENLAQPTTLVQKFLGELWGCELDHSPLNVVAWHGNNVPYKYDLRRFNTIGTVSYDHPDPSIFTVLTSPTSVHGLANLDFVIFPPRWMVAENTFRPPWFHRNLMNEFMGLIQGAYDAKAEGFLPGGASLHSCMSAHGPDGETCTKAINVELAPAKIDNTMAFMFETSQVLRPSRFALDCPQLQNNYDACWASLPATFNPNRR; this is translated from the coding sequence CGTCGGCCAGAACTCCCCGCAAAAAGCCCCTTACGGTCTCTACACTGAACTGTTCTCCGGCACTGCGTTCACCATGGTCCGCAGTGAAGCGCGGCGCACCTGGATGTACCGCATCCAGCCATCGGCCAACCACCCGGCGTTCGTCAAGCTTGAGCGACAACTGGCCGGCGGCCCGCTGGGTGACGTAACGCCCAACCGCCTGCGCTGGAACCCGCTGGACATTCCTGCCGAGCCGACCGATTTCATCGACGGTCTGGTGAGCATGGCCGCCAACTCGGGCTCGGAAAAACCGGCCGGAATCAGCATTTATCACTACCGCGCCAATCGCTCGATGGAGCGGGTGTTCTTCAACGCCGACGGCGAACTGTTGCTGGTGCCGGAACTGGGGCGTTTGCGCATCGCCACCGAGTTGGGCGTGCTGGACCTTGAGCCGCTGGAAATCGCAGTGTTGCCGCGTGGTTTGAAGTTTCGCGTCGAGCTGCTCGACCCGCAGGCTCGCGGCTACATCGCCGAGAACCATGGCGCGCCGCTGCGCCTGCCGGACCTCGGGCCGATCGGCAGCAATGGCCTGGCCAATCCTCGGGACTTCCTGACCCCGGTCGCCCATTACGAAAACCTTGCACAACCGACCACCCTGGTGCAGAAATTCCTCGGTGAGTTGTGGGGCTGCGAGCTCGATCATTCGCCGCTGAACGTGGTCGCCTGGCACGGCAACAATGTGCCGTACAAATATGACCTGCGTCGTTTCAACACCATCGGCACCGTCAGCTACGATCACCCGGACCCGTCGATCTTCACCGTGTTGACGTCGCCGACCAGCGTTCATGGCCTGGCCAACCTCGATTTCGTGATCTTCCCGCCACGCTGGATGGTCGCCGAAAACACCTTCCGTCCACCGTGGTTCCACCGCAACCTGATGAACGAATTCATGGGCCTGATCCAGGGCGCCTACGACGCCAAGGCCGAAGGTTTCCTGCCGGGCGGCGCGTCGCTGCACAGCTGCATGAGCGCCCACGGGCCGGACGGCGAGACCTGCACCAAGGCCATCAACGTCGAACTCGCCCCGGCGAAGATCGACAACACCATGGCGTTCATGTTCGAAACCAGCCAGGTCCTGCGCCCGAGCCGTTTCGCCCTGGATTGCCCGCAATTGCAAAACAATTACGATGCTTGCTGGGCCTCGCTGCCCGCCACTTTCAACCCGAACCGGAGATAA
- the fahA gene encoding fumarylacetoacetase: MTQTTPTRSWVTSANGHADFPLQNLPLGVFSTKGSVPRSGVAIGEHIFDLEAALDVGLFDGAARAAVEATRGGQLNAFFDLGRGARVALRERLLELLAEGSTLHGKIEAQGARLLPLAADCVMHLPAKINDYTDFYVGIEHAQNVGKLFRPDNPLLPNYKHVPIGYHGRASTIRPSGTDVRRPKGQTLPAGQTEPTFGPCARLDYELELGIWIGQGNDMGDSIAIGDAAEHIAGFCLLNDWSARDIQAWEYQPLGPFLSKSFITSISPWVVTAEALEPFRRAQPARPEGDPQPLPYLFDKRDQAAGAFDIELEVLLLTETMREQNLPAHRLTLSNTRHMYWTVAQMVAHHSVNGCQLQAGDLFGSGTLSGPENGQFGSLLEITEGGKKPIELASGEVRKFLEDGDEIILRARCNREGFTSIGFGECRGKILPAR, from the coding sequence ATGACTCAGACCACCCCCACTCGCAGTTGGGTGACCTCCGCCAACGGCCACGCTGATTTCCCGCTGCAAAACCTGCCGCTGGGCGTGTTCAGCACCAAGGGTTCGGTACCACGCAGCGGTGTCGCCATCGGCGAGCACATTTTCGATCTGGAAGCGGCGCTGGATGTCGGCTTGTTTGACGGTGCCGCACGCGCCGCCGTCGAAGCCACCCGTGGCGGTCAGTTGAACGCCTTTTTCGACCTCGGCCGTGGTGCCCGCGTGGCGCTGCGCGAACGTCTGCTGGAACTGCTCGCCGAAGGCAGCACCCTGCACGGCAAGATCGAAGCCCAAGGCGCGAGACTGCTGCCGCTGGCGGCGGATTGCGTGATGCACCTGCCAGCGAAAATCAACGATTACACCGACTTCTACGTCGGCATCGAGCACGCACAGAACGTCGGCAAACTGTTCCGCCCGGATAACCCGCTGCTGCCGAACTACAAGCACGTGCCGATTGGCTACCACGGTCGCGCGTCGACCATCCGCCCATCCGGCACCGACGTGCGTCGTCCGAAAGGCCAGACCCTGCCAGCCGGCCAGACCGAACCGACCTTTGGTCCTTGTGCCCGTCTGGACTACGAACTGGAACTGGGGATCTGGATCGGCCAGGGCAATGACATGGGCGATTCGATTGCCATCGGCGACGCCGCCGAGCACATCGCCGGTTTCTGCCTGCTCAACGACTGGTCGGCGCGCGACATCCAGGCCTGGGAATACCAGCCACTGGGTCCGTTCCTGTCGAAAAGCTTCATCACCAGCATCTCGCCGTGGGTCGTCACCGCTGAAGCTCTGGAGCCGTTCCGCCGTGCCCAGCCGGCGCGCCCGGAAGGTGATCCGCAGCCGCTGCCATACCTGTTCGACAAACGCGATCAGGCTGCTGGCGCGTTCGACATCGAACTGGAAGTGCTGCTGCTCACCGAAACCATGCGCGAGCAAAACCTGCCGGCGCATCGCCTTACCTTGAGCAACACCCGCCACATGTACTGGACCGTGGCGCAAATGGTCGCGCACCACAGCGTCAACGGTTGCCAGTTGCAGGCCGGTGACCTGTTCGGTTCGGGCACTTTGTCCGGCCCTGAAAACGGTCAGTTCGGCAGCCTGCTGGAAATCACCGAAGGCGGTAAGAAGCCGATCGAGCTGGCGTCGGGCGAGGTGCGCAAGTTCCTTGAAGACGGCGACGAAATCATCCTGCGGGCCCGCTGCAACCGTGAAGGTTTTACCTCCATCGGTTTTGGCGAATGCCGCGGCAAGATCCTGCCCGCACGCTGA
- a CDS encoding transglutaminase family protein, with amino-acid sequence MKPRQAFFDCLQRSPPALFEAALWIAAEHDPEVKPEALLANFKDLQQRVSVGLPMLPVSELGQPLLRRMNDLGFQQDEYTPLRPQAALLDKVLERRRGQPLALGLIALELARRLEIPLVGVNFPGHFLLRVPGADHLLDPCGGRRLYPGDCRELLQRQYGPNMLLHADHLLTAEPAQMLQRLSRNLRQLYLANEDNIGALIDAERVLELGNASASDYLARASLYQRLDCPNAERYDLEHALLLSEDPIQRIRLTERLGHLPPNSIVH; translated from the coding sequence ATGAAACCCCGCCAAGCATTTTTCGACTGCCTGCAACGCTCTCCCCCCGCGCTTTTCGAGGCTGCGCTGTGGATCGCTGCCGAACACGATCCCGAGGTCAAGCCCGAGGCGTTGCTGGCGAACTTCAAGGACTTGCAGCAACGGGTTAGCGTCGGATTGCCGATGCTGCCAGTCAGCGAGTTGGGCCAGCCCTTGCTGCGGCGCATGAATGACCTGGGCTTCCAGCAGGACGAGTACACGCCGTTGCGTCCTCAGGCCGCGCTCCTCGACAAAGTGCTGGAACGTCGGCGCGGCCAACCCCTGGCGCTCGGGTTGATCGCGCTGGAACTGGCCCGACGGCTGGAGATCCCGCTGGTCGGAGTGAACTTTCCGGGGCACTTTCTATTACGGGTGCCGGGCGCCGACCATTTGCTTGACCCGTGCGGCGGCCGACGCCTGTACCCCGGCGATTGCCGTGAACTGCTGCAACGCCAGTACGGTCCGAACATGCTGCTCCATGCCGATCATCTGCTCACGGCCGAACCGGCGCAGATGCTGCAACGGTTGTCGCGCAACCTGCGCCAGTTGTACCTGGCCAACGAGGACAACATCGGCGCACTGATCGACGCCGAACGGGTGCTGGAACTGGGCAACGCCAGCGCCAGCGACTACCTGGCCCGCGCCAGCCTGTACCAGCGGCTCGACTGCCCCAATGCCGAGCGTTACGACCTCGAACATGCCCTGCTGCTCAGCGAAGACCCGATTCAGCGCATTCGCCTGACCGAACGGCTCGGGCACCTACCTCCCAATTCGATTGTGCATTGA
- a CDS encoding aromatic acid/H+ symport family MFS transporter yields MHNQIASFRAALDARPVSRYQWLLLLLLALLLVTDGYDAQVLGYVVPALAQDWGLEKSAFGPVFSANLLGLTLGSLAVTPLADRFGVRRILLGCVLIYASLTVLMVFADSLNTLMAARFICGIGMGGAMPSAMALMSEYSPPRLRTLMVTLAACGFSFGGAAGGFVAAGFIDSFGWQAVFLAGGVTPLLLFPFLVWFLPESLPRLLRDPAPYARLRNVTARMLPDWQPPLASAQQNAQEQGSKLTVIELFRHGYARPTLLIWSTFFVSLILLYFMISWLPTLLLESGLTLNEANLVTSMFLFAGTLGAIGMAWFADRLKRKVCLLSAVLTAAALCTILLGLNHDNPRYLVAFVFAAGFCIIGGQLTLNAFASNFYPAHVRATGTGWALGVGRFGSILGPLFGGMLLAMHIPVQQIFFFCAIPAVIAALLIIQVRSPVDVAGVTPDARKDLGATAKS; encoded by the coding sequence ATGCACAATCAGATTGCCAGCTTTCGGGCGGCACTCGACGCCCGTCCGGTGTCGCGTTATCAGTGGTTGCTCCTTTTACTCCTGGCGTTGTTGCTGGTGACTGACGGCTACGACGCGCAGGTGTTGGGTTATGTGGTACCCGCGCTGGCGCAGGATTGGGGGCTTGAGAAATCTGCGTTCGGCCCGGTGTTCAGTGCCAATCTGCTCGGTCTGACCCTTGGATCATTGGCCGTCACGCCGTTGGCTGACCGCTTTGGCGTGCGGCGCATTCTGCTGGGCTGCGTGCTGATCTACGCCAGCCTGACGGTGCTGATGGTGTTCGCCGATTCCCTGAACACGCTGATGGCTGCGCGGTTTATCTGTGGCATTGGCATGGGCGGGGCGATGCCCAGCGCCATGGCGTTGATGTCCGAGTACTCGCCGCCGCGTCTGCGCACGCTGATGGTCACGCTCGCGGCCTGCGGCTTCTCGTTTGGCGGCGCGGCCGGGGGCTTTGTCGCCGCAGGGTTTATCGACAGCTTTGGCTGGCAAGCGGTGTTCCTCGCGGGCGGCGTCACGCCGTTGCTGCTGTTCCCGTTTCTGGTCTGGTTCCTGCCTGAATCCCTGCCGCGTTTGCTGCGTGACCCGGCGCCTTACGCACGCTTGCGCAACGTCACGGCGCGCATGCTGCCGGACTGGCAGCCACCCCTGGCCTCGGCGCAACAGAATGCGCAGGAGCAGGGCAGCAAACTGACGGTGATCGAACTGTTTCGCCACGGTTATGCACGCCCGACTCTGCTGATCTGGTCGACCTTTTTCGTCAGCCTGATCCTGCTGTACTTCATGATCAGCTGGTTGCCCACGTTGTTGCTCGAAAGCGGCCTGACGCTCAACGAAGCCAACCTCGTGACCTCGATGTTCCTGTTTGCCGGCACCCTCGGCGCGATTGGCATGGCCTGGTTTGCCGACCGTCTCAAGCGCAAGGTGTGCCTGTTGTCGGCAGTACTCACGGCGGCGGCGCTGTGCACGATTCTGCTGGGCTTGAACCACGACAATCCGCGTTACCTGGTGGCGTTCGTGTTTGCCGCAGGGTTCTGCATCATCGGCGGTCAACTGACCCTCAATGCGTTTGCCAGCAACTTCTATCCGGCCCACGTCCGCGCCACAGGCACCGGATGGGCGTTGGGGGTTGGCCGGTTCGGTTCGATCCTCGGGCCGTTGTTTGGCGGCATGCTGCTGGCGATGCACATCCCGGTGCAGCAGATTTTCTTCTTCTGCGCGATCCCGGCCGTGATCGCCGCGTTGCTGATCATTCAGGTGCGTTCGCCGGTGGACGTTGCAGGCGTTACACCCGATGCCCGCAAGGACCTGGGCGCAACGGCCAAATCCTGA